The following proteins come from a genomic window of Corallococcus sp. NCRR:
- a CDS encoding LysR family transcriptional regulator, with amino-acid sequence MAANPPLLDDMVLFAEVVATASITSAAERLGLRKSTVSRRLAALEERLGIRLLERNTRRLRLTEAGREYHAHCARLVAEAREVNAAVSESRGTPQGTLRIATLSLLGELLTPVIAELLLHQPRLRVEVSLAQTHVDLIAEEYDLALRTGPLADSSLMARRLGRLRTGYYASPHYLSRHGTPRTPEALTAHECILLAESGTDEVWFFGEGRSARTVPVTGRLRVPSERAGQAAARAGLGIVRLAASLVADDVRAGLLVPVLEADTPPGLPIFAVYPSSRQLPLKVRAFLKLLSARGAALPWEEE; translated from the coding sequence GTGGCCGCGAACCCGCCCCTGCTGGACGACATGGTCCTCTTCGCGGAGGTGGTGGCGACGGCCAGCATCACCTCCGCGGCGGAGCGCCTGGGCCTGCGCAAGTCCACGGTGAGCCGCCGGCTGGCCGCCCTGGAGGAGCGCCTGGGCATCCGGCTGCTGGAGCGCAACACGCGCCGCCTGCGCCTCACGGAAGCGGGCCGCGAATACCACGCGCACTGCGCGCGGCTCGTCGCCGAGGCCCGCGAGGTGAACGCGGCGGTGAGCGAGTCGCGCGGCACGCCCCAGGGCACGCTGCGCATCGCCACCCTGTCGCTCCTGGGCGAGCTGCTCACGCCCGTCATCGCGGAGCTGCTCCTGCACCAGCCCCGGCTGCGCGTGGAGGTGTCGCTCGCGCAGACGCACGTGGACCTCATCGCGGAGGAGTACGACCTGGCGCTGCGCACCGGGCCGCTCGCGGATTCGTCGCTGATGGCGCGCAGGCTCGGGCGGCTGCGCACGGGCTACTACGCCAGCCCGCACTACCTCAGCCGTCACGGCACGCCCCGGACGCCCGAGGCGCTGACGGCGCACGAGTGCATCCTCCTGGCCGAGTCCGGCACCGACGAGGTGTGGTTCTTCGGAGAGGGCCGGAGCGCGCGCACCGTACCGGTGACGGGCCGCCTGCGCGTGCCGAGCGAGCGCGCGGGCCAGGCGGCGGCGCGCGCGGGGCTGGGCATCGTGCGGCTCGCGGCGTCGCTGGTGGCGGACGACGTGCGCGCGGGGCTGCTCGTCCCGGTGCTGGAAGCGGACACGCCCCCGGGCCTGCCCATCTTCGCCGTCTACCCGAGCAGCCGGCAGCTCCCCCTGAAGGTGCGCGCCTTCTTGAAGCTCCTGTCCGCGCGCGGCGCCGCGCTCCCGTGGGAAGAGGAATAG
- the trxA gene encoding thioredoxin: MAGNVIELGDAEFQREVLESEEPVLVDFTATWCPPCRVLAPVIDSLAAEYKGRMKMAKLNVDDHPRTPEQYGIRAMPTLLFFKGGKVVKQVVGAVPRAKLEEAVRQVL; this comes from the coding sequence ATGGCTGGAAACGTCATCGAACTGGGAGACGCGGAGTTCCAACGCGAGGTGCTGGAGTCGGAGGAGCCGGTGCTGGTGGACTTCACCGCCACCTGGTGCCCGCCGTGCCGCGTCCTCGCGCCGGTCATCGACTCGCTGGCCGCCGAGTACAAGGGCCGGATGAAGATGGCCAAGCTCAACGTGGACGACCATCCGCGGACGCCCGAGCAGTACGGCATCCGCGCCATGCCCACCCTGCTCTTCTTCAAGGGCGGGAAGGTGGTGAAGCAGGTGGTGGGCGCCGTGCCCAGGGCGAAGCTGGAGGAGGCCGTGCGCCAGGTGCTCTGA